AGAGCACGGACGTGGCCGAAATggatctttgaaaaaaaaagattcatgTAAAAGCTTAAAAGCATATAAGCAATACGGACTTTTTGGGTTTGGTATTTGGAGAGGTGAGAGACATGATAGGTCCAGCCATGACTGATTAAAAACGTCATAGATGTGATGACAAGCTGTGTCTATTAGACAACAAGCAACAAGCTTTTATAAGTGACAACAAGTTTATATTACCTGTCTGATAGCTGTATCAATGAGACAGTGGGACGACAAGCTGTAGTTTGTAAGTTAATTCAACTTgcgaaagcctcgagttgagttcacttacaaactgggcagcagggcaacttacctttagTTTACCATTTAGTTTAccttacatttaactggcttgcagtgTTTTACAGCCAGGCCACAATGACCCTACTGTCAGGACAGAGGAAGTATTGCAGCACCCAGAAGTGAGAGTCTAGAGTGGTGTAATACGAGATCTTTTGTCTGATAAAGAGGCCTGTGTCCATTGTGTCTTTGCACCCCTTCCAAACCAACAGATTAAGTCCAATACAGTCGGAGGTGCTACAGGGCAACAGCAAAGTGCGGGTATAATATAATACCTGGCTATAATGCACTTTAGGTCCTAGTGCATGCAGTGTACCTAAGGTCCTAGAAGGTGCATTTAGCATACATGTGTTCCTGGAGGGTAACAGTATCACAGTGCATGTGCAGTACATGTAGACCTGAGAGCCTATAAGCTGCatctagaatagtgtttctcaccGGGGGCTCTACAGGGGGATTGCTCTACAGGGAGATCTTCTCTacggtccaccattttgaattttcagaaatagacatttttagatgTAAAACGTACtattctttggtcatactagcaactaattagtaaacattcatgaaaagattgaatTTGACAATTGGcagcaaagtttcaatgagcagcatagttgcaatacctcctctggccaccatcctacacagtgcacctttaaggtcctAGAAGGTGTACACACATATATCATACCTGGCGTCCCAGAAGGTGAGGATAGCAGCTCCTCCGGCGCCGTGGCCTctctggttgtcatggttatcCACAAACACCAGTGCGTTGCCGTCAGGCATGAAGCCCCAGCCCTCACCCCAGTTCCTGCAAGCACATGGAGAAAATTACTTGTATGCTATTAACACTGtacacaggcgcgtgcacacgcacgcatgcacgcacgcacccacgcactgcagtgtaatgaggactcacTTGAGGAAGCTGAGCTTCTCTCCGTTCCATTTGCGCACTGCCGTGCCGAGCTTGGCGCCGTACTTGAACTCGGTCACCCTGCCCAGGAAGAAGTACTCGCTGGATGTGATGGGCTCCCCGCCCAGATCAATCAcctgaaggagagagatggaggcagggaTGGATTACTGTAATGCACGGGccaaccgggcccaggcccagggaccaaagaaccaagggggccctgaaacccaacaactactactactgctgctattaatactactactactacagctactactactactagttctgttactactactactgctgctgctactactgctactattactactgctattactactactactgctgctactactactactactgctgctgctactactagtagtactactgctgctgctgctgttactactactagtactactattactactgctactactactactacagctactactactactagttctGTTACTGCTACAACTACTAttattactgctgctactactactgttattaatactgctgctgctactactactacaggaCTACTACTACGTAGCTGCTGCTATtaatactactattactacagctactactactactattactacttctgttactactactactgctactactactacaactacttaACTACTGCTGCTACTCCGACTACTGCTTCTACAACtagtactactacaactactacttctAATACTACTTTTACCACGGATAACAAATACAGTAGTAATCCCATTTCCCTACCTCCTGGAACATGAATGGCCTGGCGCCGGCAGCGAACCACTGGGTGTTGAGGTTGTGCAGCCTCTCGAACACGGCCTTCATGTCGCCGGGCCACATGTGCTTGCAGGCGTCCACCCTGAATCCGGCCACGCCCATGTCGATCAGCGCGTTCATGTAGTCCGCCGTCTTGGAGCGCACATGGTCCTTCTCCAGAGCCAGGTCCAGGAGACTCACCAGACGACAGTCACGCACCTGATAATaatattacataataataatcattattattgctatactactactactactaatcataataataatagtccCTCTCCAGAACACTCACTAGGCAACAGTCACACATCTGACAACAACAGCGACGCATGACAAAGATGTTACTCCAGTATTTCACTAATATTCAAGGTGTGATGATAGCAGACCTGGCAAATATCGTAGTTCTGAATGTTGCCACTACCAGCACTTGCCGTTGTTTAATTCATCAAACACAATAATTTGCGTCACATAAACACTACACCATCGTCATACATCACCAAGTATGGGGGACTCCTCAGTGGAGGTTCATTGACCTACTGCATATGTGATGTAAAAGTATAATGGCAGCCATACCTGGTGGATGTCATTGTAGTTCTCGATGTTTCCACTGCCGGTCCTGCACTTGCCGTCGTTGAAGTCCCAGGAGGTGTAGGGCACGGAGGGGAAGTCCTTCCCGCCCGCGTTGAAGTAGGAGCCACAGCTGGAGTGGTGGCCCTCACCTCCCCCTGAGCCACACATGTGATTGATCACAGCATCCACGTAGATGTTCACCTGCCAGGGACATTAGTGGAGCATCAGtgttaatatctctctctctctctctctctctctctctctctctgtctctctctctctctctctctctctctctctctctctctctctctctctctctctctcacacacacacacacacacacacacacacacacacacacacacacacacatatatatatatatatatatacactttcGTTGGTCTTAACCCAATTCTGTAATACAGAATCCTTGTTCTTACCCAACATTATATACAATATAGTATACAGTCATCATTGGTCTTATCCCAATATTGTAATGTATAGTCATTGATCTTACCCTGACATTGTAATATATAGTAATTGGTCTCACCCCAACATTGTAATATATAGTCCTAGGGCTTACCCGACATTGTATACAATATACAGTCATCATTGGTCTTACCCCATATTGTAGTGTATTGTCATTGGTCTTACCCCGACATTGTTGCACCTGGTGATCATATCCCGGAGCTCGTTCTCATTTCCTGAGCGGGAGCAGAGGTTGTAGCCAATGGGCTGGTACCTCTGCCACCAGGGCCTCCAGGGATTGGAAATGATGATGTGCTCGTTTGGAGGGGAGATCTGTGCAGAACAGAGTTTTTACATCAGACATTCGtcttttttcagaaagtgcgctcaactcccaattgTTTTTTACAAGGTACTTGAGTTCATATTCTGTAGAGAAGCCGCACTCTCAGTTGTgattcttgtttttttattttagtgggttagcatgacaagCTTGTCATGTTAACCCACTAACCCAGAAGCCTGTCacgctaacccactaaaatagaATACAAGAATCACAAccgagagtgtggcttttctacaaTATATATCAGACACTAACCTTCAATGTATAAAAGATTCACTTCACACTTATTGTCCTACTGTTAAGGTTTACTACTAATGGACAACACCAGGTCTGATTCCTGAGATTTGTTGAAAACTCGGCTAGCCTTTCATCAAAATTAAACTTTTCAAATACTACATAAGTGAAGTCAAATTCATTTCAATAGCAgtttcatacacagacacagttcAATGTGtgtcacaacaaacagaaagatATTCTAATGACTATTGGTGTCAAAAGTTCATTATCAGATAAAATCATACTTCCCTTTGGTATGTTTTgaaatacaatatacagtaacACATTTGTGTAACAATCACAACTGTCAAATTGTGTCATTTGTATTTGCTCAAAGACATGATGAAGaactgttgtgagtgtgtgtgaatttaaGATGATATCTATCTATGAACTGtatctataatataatataatataatataatataatataatataatataatataatataatataatataatataatataatataatataatgcaacaCGATGATGAATATACCTGCACACCTccaatatagtataatataatataatataatataatataatataatataatataatataatataatataatataatgcaacaTGATGATGCATATACCTGCACACctccaatataatataatataatataatataatataatataatataatataatataatataatataatataatataatataatataataacataggcctgtcacaacacaacacaacacaacacaacacaacacaacacaacacaacacaacacaacacaacattacacAACACGAAGCTGGACTTACCTGCACTCCTCCGTAGCCGTTGGGACCCAGGTAGCGTTCGCACTCGGCGGCGATGTCTGCCCAGCGCCACTCGAACAGGTGCACTATGGAGGTGCGGCCGTGCTTGTAGTGGGGGTTGTGCTgggccagacccagacccagcagCGCGGCCAGCAATAGGagcttcatcatcatcctcatgcgCTCACGTCTCAGAGAGGAGACACCTGAAGTAACACCCACGCACACTCACTTTATATGGGATGGGGACtgctacacacacagaaacacttgcattgacacagacagacacacacataccgtacgtgcatgcagtcacacacacacacacacacacacacacacacacacacacacacacacacacacacacacacacacacacacacacacacacacacacacacacacacacacacacacacacacttgtttttttttcttgaaagaAGGAAGCCTAGATAAAGCCTTATCTGTAGCATGGGAGAAAGGCCCAGGTGTAAAGCAGCTGTTTTGTTCCCTTCATCCCTGCATGCAGGCCATGCAGATGCATGTGTTTACCATTCAGTACACAGGGAATACATGAaaagcttcattgcaaaatgatgtatatctttgtcatattttttgtattgggcattccattgcattgcattgcattgcaatgttATGCATTTTAcattatataggtttaaaaagaatagacccaaaatatttgaacggcaagaattcacacatagatgataggacttctgaatagtcatttccaataataaaatgcagaagTCACAAATGGTGGATACATCGTTTTGCAAGCAAGCAAGCTTGTGTGCACTGTGAGTATTCTGTACTTCTTTATTTTATCTCTGAGAAATCAAACTGCAGCAACAAAAATGAATCAAAATGAAACTAAAACTTCCTTaaactgtgtgtgttgtttacatgTGATTTGCCTGAGCA
This is a stretch of genomic DNA from Engraulis encrasicolus isolate BLACKSEA-1 chromosome 19, IST_EnEncr_1.0, whole genome shotgun sequence. It encodes these proteins:
- the LOC134435575 gene encoding alpha-amylase-like, with translation MRMMMKLLLLAALLGLGLAQHNPHYKHGRTSIVHLFEWRWADIAAECERYLGPNGYGGVQISPPNEHIIISNPWRPWWQRYQPIGYNLCSRSGNENELRDMITRCNNVGVNIYVDAVINHMCGSGGGEGHHSSCGSYFNAGGKDFPSVPYTSWDFNDGKCRTGSGNIENYNDIHQVRDCRLVSLLDLALEKDHVRSKTADYMNALIDMGVAGFRVDACKHMWPGDMKAVFERLHNLNTQWFAAGARPFMFQEVIDLGGEPITSSEYFFLGRVTEFKYGAKLGTAVRKWNGEKLSFLKNWGEGWGFMPDGNALVFVDNHDNQRGHGAGGAAILTFWDARMYKMAMGLMLAHPYGVTRVMSSFSWDRNFVNGKDQNDWMGPPSHPDGSTKPVPINADSTCGDGWVCEHRWRQIRNMVIFRNVVNGQPFSNWWDNQSNQIAFGRGNRGFIAINNDDWNMDVTLNTGLPAGTYCDVISGDKDGGRCTGKQVQVGGDGRAHFYISNMDEDPFMAIHADSKL